The following proteins are co-located in the Planococcus plakortidis genome:
- a CDS encoding GNAT family N-acetyltransferase yields MIRTGTPADIESVREIAHISWNDTYEGIIPSPIQQKFLEQSYSTPMLEMRMERTILLLAEQDGQAVGFANFTKVDEDGDAELIAMYMKPEHQRSGFGKQLLSDGLSRLKGGQQLFVYVESENHKGRQFYEANGFLLLEEFEELFEGHPLQTAKYVYDLSGQAQ; encoded by the coding sequence ATGATTCGCACAGGTACACCGGCAGATATCGAATCTGTACGGGAAATCGCTCACATCAGCTGGAATGATACGTACGAAGGGATCATTCCATCTCCCATACAACAGAAGTTTTTGGAGCAGTCCTACTCGACCCCGATGCTTGAAATGCGCATGGAACGGACGATCCTGCTGCTTGCCGAACAAGACGGGCAGGCTGTAGGCTTCGCGAACTTCACGAAAGTCGATGAAGACGGCGATGCCGAATTGATCGCCATGTACATGAAACCTGAACACCAGCGTTCAGGCTTCGGCAAGCAATTGCTGTCAGATGGCTTGTCGCGCCTAAAAGGCGGCCAGCAATTATTCGTTTACGTTGAAAGCGAAAACCACAAAGGCCGCCAGTTCTACGAAGCGAACGGCTTCCTGTTGCTCGAGGAATTCGAGGAATTGTTTGAAGGGCATCCCCTTCAAACAGCTAAATACGTTTATGACCTTTCAGGACAAGCGCAATAA